The genome window GCCGCGGCCGCGGCCTCCGCCATGGCCGCCCGCAGCTCCTCGAGCCGCGGCGCCGCGGCGTGCGCCCGCTGCAGGCAGGCTTCCAGGTCCAGGCGCGCGGCGGTGTCCGACGCCGCGACTCCCGTCGCCAGCGCCACGCAACACAACACGCACCAGACGGATCCGATCGTTGTCATCTTCGCTCCTCGTCCGCCGGCGCCGCGAGGATCCCGCCGCGGATCAGGTTCGTCAGCTGCGCGCGGTGCCGCGCCCAGGCTTCGTCGTCGGCCAGGGAGAAACCCATGACCTCGTGCGCGATCGGCTCCATGAAGACCAGTCCGAAGGCGTTGGCGATCAGGAACATCAGCAGCGAGGCGGGCGCCGCGTCGACCAGGCGGCCGGCGCTCTGCGCTTCGCCGATGAGGCCGAGCAGTTCGGCGCTGACCCCGAGCACGCCGTGCCGCCCCAGCTCCCGCACCGCGCGGCGCAGCCGGTCCGGCTCGGTGGCCAGCACCAGCCGCAGCAGCTGCAGGCGGACACGGTCGCGACGCAGCTCGTCGAGCATGCGCACCGGGTACTGCACGAAGAGCTCGGCGGGATCGAGATCGCCGTCGAGCCCGCCCACCACGGCGCCGATCATCGACAGGACCTCGCGGGTCACCACGGCGTCGACCAGGCGATCCTTGGTGCCGTAGTAGTAGTGGATCATCGCCTGGTTGACCCCGGCCTCGCCCGCCACCAGCCGCATGCTCAGCCCCGCGAGCCCTTTCTCGGCCAGCAGGGCGCGGGTGGCCGCCAGGATCCGCCCCGGCGGCGAATCCGCCGCGGGCGGCGCCAGTTCCGGCGGCAGGTGCGCCAGCACCTCCCGCAGCCTCCCGACCGGTGTCCGTTCGTCCATGCCGTCCCTTTCTCGAATCAGTTCCGATCATGATAGACTAATCGATTGATTAAATCAATCGAACAATCCAATATAATCGCAACATGCTGCCAATGATGCAGTTATCGCGTCGACGGCGTCAGAACTGGAAGTAGATGAATGGCGGGTTGCTGTAGACGCGGTAGACCGCCGCCGCCAGGGTGATCCCCATCAGCGTCGTCCCCACCGAGAACCGCAGCCAGGGGCGCCGCGAATCGGCCAGCCAGGTGTGGCTGCCCGTCGCCTCCTGCACGACGTCCAGCGTCAGCATGATCGCGCAGACCACGAAGACGTGCGCGGCGCCGAACGTGAACAGGCCCCGGCCGGCGGCGATCCCCGTCATGATCTTCCAGGCGGTCGGGAAGTCGGGCGAGCGGAACAGGATCTTGGCGATGCCGAGCAGGTGGAAGGTGACGACCACCTTCACCACGTCCCAGGCGAAGGCGCGCGGCGCGCGCGGCCAGTGCAGGTCGACCTTGCGCCCGTCGGTCAGGCGGTAGAGCACCAGGTAGAAGCCGTTGAACACGCCCCAGGCCACGAACGTCCAGCTCGCGCCGTGCCAGAGCCCGCCCAGGAACATCGTCACCATCAGGTTGACGTAGCCGCGCAGGCGGCCCTTGCGGTTGCCGCCCAGCGGGATGTAGAGGTAGTCCATCAGCCAGGTCGACAGCGACACGTGCCAGCGCTTCCAGTATTCGGCGGGGCTGCGGCTGAGGTTCGGCGCGCGGAAGTTCTCCATCAGCTCGAAGCCCAGCAGGTGCGAGACGCCGCGGGCGATGTCCGAGTAGCCCGAGAAGTCGCCGTAGATCTGGAAGCAGAAGGCGTACACGCCGGTCAACAGTTCCCCGGCGGTGCAGGCGCCGGGATCGTTCCAGACCTGGGTCACGTAGGGCGCCAGCGTGTCGGCCACGAAGAGCTTCTTGAAGAAGCCCATCAGGATCAGGTTCAGGCCCGTCTCGACCTGGCGCCGGGTCACCGTGCGGGGCTGCTGGACCTGCGGCAGCAGGCGGGTCGCGCGCTCGATCGGACCGGCCACGAGCTGGGGAAAGAAGGCCACGAACAGCGAGAATTCGATCAGGTCGTGCGACGGCTCCAGGCGGCGGCGGTAGACGTCGATCGTGTAGCTCATCGTCTGGAACGTGTAGAAGCTGATGCCCACCGGCAGCAGCACCCGCAGCAGCGGGACGTGGGGCTCCATCCCGAAGGACTCGATCAGCACGCCCATCGAGTCGACGAAGAAGTTGAAGTACTTGAAGAAGCCCAGCAGGCCGAGGTTCGTCGCCATGCTGACCAACAGCAGGCGCTTGCGCGCGGACGGGTCGTCGGTGCGGCCCATGCGGGCGGCGGCCCAGAAGTCGACGCCGGAGGAGACCCACAGCAGCAGCAGGAAGCGCCAGTCCCAGTAGCCGTAGAACACGTAGCTGGCGACCAGCAGGAACACGTTCTGCGGCCGGTGCCGCAGGCGCGGGTAGACCAGCAGGACCACGGCCATGAAGACCAGGAAGATCAGCGAATTGAACAGCATGGCCGGGACATTAGCCGCGCCGGCCCGCGCCTGTCAAAGACCGTGTTGACCGCCGCCGGACCGGCCGCGACACTGGGCGCATGGACGCCGCCCACCACCTCCTGGAACCCGTCGACCACGTGAAGCCGTTCTGGCGCCTCGTCGAGGCGTTCCGCGCCGGGGGTGCGACGGAGCCGGTCCTGTTGGACAGCGCGAACGGCGACGCCCAATTCGGGCGCTTCTCGTACCTGGGGATCGGCGAGACGGCGACCTTCGAGGCGCGCCGGCGACCGGACGGGCGGGCCGACGTCGAAACCCGCACCGGTGGCGCGACGCGCCGTCTGCCCGGCGTCGACCCCTTCGCAGCGCTGCGGGCCTGGCGCCGCGACACGGCGGCGCCGGCCGGAGCCCTGCGAGCGGCGCGCTTCCCTTTCGTCCACGGGATCGTCGGCTGGTTCGGCTACGAGGCGGGCCACTGCCTGGAGTCCTTCCCCGACACCGGGCGCGACGACCT of bacterium contains these proteins:
- a CDS encoding MBOAT family O-acyltransferase, whose product is MLFNSLIFLVFMAVVLLVYPRLRHRPQNVFLLVASYVFYGYWDWRFLLLLWVSSGVDFWAAARMGRTDDPSARKRLLLVSMATNLGLLGFFKYFNFFVDSMGVLIESFGMEPHVPLLRVLLPVGISFYTFQTMSYTIDVYRRRLEPSHDLIEFSLFVAFFPQLVAGPIERATRLLPQVQQPRTVTRRQVETGLNLILMGFFKKLFVADTLAPYVTQVWNDPGACTAGELLTGVYAFCFQIYGDFSGYSDIARGVSHLLGFELMENFRAPNLSRSPAEYWKRWHVSLSTWLMDYLYIPLGGNRKGRLRGYVNLMVTMFLGGLWHGASWTFVAWGVFNGFYLVLYRLTDGRKVDLHWPRAPRAFAWDVVKVVVTFHLLGIAKILFRSPDFPTAWKIMTGIAAGRGLFTFGAAHVFVVCAIMLTLDVVQEATGSHTWLADSRRPWLRFSVGTTLMGITLAAAVYRVYSNPPFIYFQF
- a CDS encoding helix-turn-helix domain-containing protein; the encoded protein is MDERTPVGRLREVLAHLPPELAPPAADSPPGRILAATRALLAEKGLAGLSMRLVAGEAGVNQAMIHYYYGTKDRLVDAVVTREVLSMIGAVVGGLDGDLDPAELFVQYPVRMLDELRRDRVRLQLLRLVLATEPDRLRRAVRELGRHGVLGVSAELLGLIGEAQSAGRLVDAAPASLLMFLIANAFGLVFMEPIAHEVMGFSLADDEAWARHRAQLTNLIRGGILAAPADEERR